A genomic region of Cherax quadricarinatus isolate ZL_2023a chromosome 42, ASM3850222v1, whole genome shotgun sequence contains the following coding sequences:
- the aph-1 gene encoding gamma-secretase subunit Aph-1-like, with protein sequence MTIAQFFGCALIAFGPPISMFAITIATNPIRTIMLVASSFFWLLALLFSSILYSAVTQLNNALVFGVVFSVLCQELFRFLWFLLIQKAEGGLRKVSDGNLQIVENKHILAYVSGLGFGMISGAFSLVNVLADVTGPGTIGLKGDPHNFVVASAFTSLAFIMLHVFWGILFVNAIHRRAYLQLAYVVLCHLLASCITLMNPAYSVTIPTVWILTILSGVLAFIVAGGSPRTIKAAFSGHSRILQVTTSDGSNPTGNEGM encoded by the exons ATGACGATAGCGCAGTTTTTCGGGTGTGCGCTGATCGCCTTTGGGCCGCCCATATCCATGTTTGCTATCACAATAGCAACCAACCCCATCAGGACTATTATGTTGGTTGCCAG TTCTTTTTTCTGGCTTCTTGCGTTGCTGTTCTCATCAATTCTCTACAGTGCGGTCACCCAGTTAAATAATGCACTCGTCTTTGGGGTAGTATTCTCCGTCTTATGCCAGGAGTTATTTCG GTTTCTGTGGTTCTTGCTTATCCAAAAGGCAGAGGGAGGTCTGAGGAAGGTGAGCGATGGAAATCTCCAGATTGTGGAGAACAAGCACATTTTAGCATATG tgtcTGGATTAGGATTTGGCATGATTTCTGGTGCCTTCTCTCTGGTGAATGTTTTGGCTGATGTAACAGGTCCAGGAACTATTGGGCTTAAAGGCGACCCTCATAACTTTGTGGTAGCTTCAGCATTTACTAGTTTGGCATTCATTATGCTCCATGTGTTTTGGGGTATTCTGTTTGTCAATGCTATCCATCGACGTGCCTACCTACAGCTGGCTTATGTTGTTCTCTGTCACTTGTTGGCTTCATGCATT ACACTAATGAATCCCGCATATTCAGTAACCATCCCAACGGTCTGGATCCTTACCATTCTCTCAGGAGTGTTGGCTTTCATCGTGGCGGGTGGCTCACCCAGGACTATTAAAGCTGCCTTCAGTGGCCACTCCAGAATCCTGCAGGTCACTACTAGCGATGGCAGTAATCCAActggaaatgaaggaatgtga